TTTTTACAACAAAAACGGTAGTTATCTTTTACTTTACTAACATAGTACTTATTCACATTTCCTACTACACCATGAACTATAATTATTTCTTTTTCAACAATTTCTTTAATTTCACTATCACTTTTTTCTATAAGTTTTTTTACTGCTTCTTCTCTACTAATATATGCTCTTACTATTTGAATTCCGCTCATTTTTATATCAATCCATTTATTACTTACGTATTCTAGCTTTGTAACATATTCACTTTCATTTTTCGGAAAAATTATTTCTCCAATTTCACGATTTATGTGTAAATCATCTCTCTTATAAATAAGCGTAACAACTATATTAGAAACATATTTCATGTCAGAATAAAATTCAATTATTTTATCGTCATCATTAAACCACGGTAGGAAATTTTTTTGATTCAATGTTAGTATTATATAGTCATAGTAGTAAATACTACCATTTGAATGAACTAAATATTTATCCCCTCTTTTTTCGATTTTTTCGACTTTTCTATTTAGTTCTAGAAATACTTTGTCTGAAAAATTTGATTCTAGAGTTTCTATAAATGATTTCAATGTGAATTTCAAACGATATTCTGCTCCTACAGTAATATTATCAATTACATTTCTATCATACATCTCTTCAAGTACTTTGTTGATATCTTCTTTTTGAATCGTTAAAAATGATAATTCTGGCATCAAACTTACCATACTTTGTTTAGAAATATCACTAGCATAGTAACTTGTCAATAGTGGTTCTATTAGCTTAACATAGATTTTTTCATTAACTATAGCTCTAAAAAACTCTTCAACTGTTAACTCTTTAATATCCTCATCTTCTAAAGTATTATACATATTATATAAAATAGATAACTTTTCTTTAAAAGTAAATAAATCAGACATTAACAATTCTCTTTTATCAAGTGGAAGACCATATAACATTTTTTCTGGTAAATACTTTATTCCCTCTTTTGTAAAAAATACCTTTTTTGTTGCTCCACTCTTTATTAAATATCTATGTAAACCTAATTCTATCATTAAATAAAACAAAACTCCTTGTTCACTAATAGAATTGTGCCATCCATTATCATAAATCTCTTGTCCAAGCTGAAACTTTCCGAATCTATCATTTGCAAATTCTAAATCTCTCTCGATTAGATCAATATTAAACTTTTTTGAGTTTACTCCTGAGAGTTTATCAAGAAAGTAAGCACAACTTACTCCTGATAAGTCTCCTCCTATTATTGCTATATTTTTCATAATCTATCCTTCTACTTCACTTTTCCAATAAATATTTTAGATATTATATTAGCTATAACTACTGAACCAATTATTACTAAGATGTTCATTGTGCTAAAACTAGATAATAATATAGATACTACCGCTAATAATAATGTAGTTACTATCATGACACTAGTTAATAATTGTTTATATCTTTTTATTTTAATATCTTCACTTACTGGTAAAATACTATGCCAAATATTATTACTCATTTGCTTGTACAATGGAACTAGCTGAATTATTGTTAAATAACTGTATGAAATTATTGCTAAACCACTAACATATGTATTTTTAAAACTAAAAATAACTAGAGCGGCTAAGAGCACTAATCTTAACGCTAGATAGACTGTATTTTCTTGTCTTAAAAATACTCTATAGTAATAATATTTAAAACTATTTTCTTTTTTGAAATTATCTTTTGTTAATTTTGGTAATAGTATATCAAAATACTTTCTTCTAGCAACTTTTACACCACTTAACGGAACATCAACAAACATATTTACAAACTTTAAATAGCTTTCCATACGATGTTTGTCATAATCTGCTGCTTGATTCCAATTCACAACATATTTTTCTTGATCCTTAGTATTTAGGTTATTTCCTGCATTTTTCATAATATAGTATGTAAACACTGCTAGTACAATTATACCTATTAAGTAAATAATACGAATAGCTATATCATCGAAAAACACTACTAACAACTGAATAAAGATTACTATGAACAGTAATAATTTACCCCAGATTATCTCTCTATAGTGAATGACTTGGAAGTATTTTAATAAATTGTTCCAAATTAATACTATTAATAACATACAAATACTTAGTCTATCTATATTACCGATAAGATTAGTAATTGGTTTGGTAGCAAAATAAAATATCACACTAGCTATTATATGAATTACTGTGCTATTTGTTACAGTTTTCATTCCTACTTTTCGATAGTATTTTTCTAAAGGTAATAAAAATACCGCATCCGCTTCTTTAATATGTGTTTTTATTTTAGAACTTACTAAATAATAACTAAAAGCAAGTGTTGCTGCTATGTAAACTGAATATAATTCTACTTTACTTGCAATAGCTATCCATTTCGAATAATTTATAAGTGCTGCTCCTAAAACTATAATAAGAAACATTATAAGGTGCGAATTAAAAATGTACTTACTATAGGTTAACTTTAACTCTTGCTCTTTCTTTCGTCTGTCAGAAAAAATATTTTCTATATTACTCATTATTTCCTCGCACTGTTAATGATAAATATATTTCATCTAAAGACGCACCTGCCATATTAAATTCGGCTCTTAATTGTTCTAAATTACCATTTGCTAAAATTTTTCCTTCGTGAATTATTACAAAGTTATCACAATATTTTTCTGCTGTTGCAAGAATATGCGTAGACATTAAAATACTTGCTCCAGCATCCCTTCTTTCACACATCAAGTTAATTAAATCATTTATTGCAATAGGATCTAATCCTAAAAAAGGTTCATCAATTATGTATAGATTTGGTTCTACTAGAAAGGCACAAATTATCATAACTTTTTGTTTCATACCTTTTGAAAAATGAACAGGGAAGAACTTTTTCTTATCTTTCAATTTGAATAATTCTAATAATTTTTCAGCTCTTTTCCATGTTTCTTCCAAATTCAATCCATAAGCCATTGCTGTAAGATTAATATGTTCTTCTAAGGTAAGTTCTTCATATAAAACGGGTGATTCTGGTATATAACTGATACTTTTTCTATATTTTTCATTATTTCCAGTAATTGTTATTCCATTAACTTTTATTTCACCTTCCATAGGTCTAAGTAAACCTAAAATATGTTTAATTGTTGTACTCTTACCAGCACCATTAAGACCTATTAATGCTGTTATGCTTCCCTTTGGTATTTGGATATCAACATTATCTATTATTTTTCTTCTATTATATCCTCCACCTAAATTACTAATTTCTAATACATTCGTCATTTTTTATGACTCCTCTCTCTAACTCATCTAATATCAAATCTATTTGTCTATATGTTTCTTCTTTTGTGTTGCTATTATTTATTACATAGTCACCCAGCTTTGATTTATCTTCTGAGCTCATTTGGCTTTTTATTCTATTCATAGCTGCTTCGGAAGAAAGTGAATTTCGATTCATCAATCTTGTTAACTGTTCTTTTTCATTTATATGAACCACTATTATCTTTTCAACTAAATCTTCAAATCCAGCTTCAAACAAGAGTGCTATATCTAAAAAAACTAATCGTTCGTCGCTATGTTTTTCTTGTAATTGTAAAATTTGTCTTCTTATATAAGGATGCACAATACTATTAAGTATTTTTAAATTCTCCTCATTACCAAAGACTAATTTCCCTAATTTTTCACGGCTTATCTCATTATTCTCAATAATCCTTAAACCAAAACTTTTCTCAAGTTTTTCTCTCACTTCATCACTAGTTAGTGCAATATGACCTAATTTATCAGCATCAATAATAGTATATCCTTTATCCTTTAGATAATTTGATACTGTACTTTTTCCACATGCAATACTACCTGTAATTCCTATATTCAAAATATCAACTCCATTAAGTTTCTTATGTACAATTTTATCATAAACCGTAACCATTTACCACATTTTACGAATCAATAAAAAATATAACATATAAAAATTACTCTCTCTATCAGAGATTAATCCTCAGATAGAGAGAGTAAATATTAATATTATTTTTCTTTATATGGATGAATATCCATTTCCTCAAGTTTTACAAATTTTCGTTTTGTTACTACTTTAAATGTTAAATACATTAGTACACCAATTGCTGGACAAACTAGGTTATACGACATTTTTACAAAACCACCAGTTGCATAATCTGAAACTAATTGAAGTAAAATTATTGTAGCAAATGATAGTAATGCAATGTAAGAACCTACAACTCCTGTTTTTGATGTATATGGTAATACTTCTTCGGCTTTTTTCCCTTGTTTCGCAATCGCTTTACGTAAACGAATTTGCGAAACTAGCGATACCATCCAAATAATCATTACTATAATTCCTACCATTGATAATAACATGTAGTATCCACTTGGATTAAGTTTTTCAAATATGAAACAAAGAACCATAAATAATGCAGATACTGTTAAAGCAAATACAGGAATTGAATTACTATTTAACTTCTTAAATAATTTTGGTCCGTAATCATGTGAACTTAATGAGAATAATTGTCTACTTGAGACATACATACCTGAGTTTGCAGCTGATAATACTGATGTTAAGATTACGGCATTCATAATTACTGCCGCTATTTCTAATCCAATATTTTGGAAAACAATCGTAAATGGTGAAGCCGTTACATTGTTTGTATCTAATAATCTTGGATCATTTGCTGAAACTATTGAAGATATAATTATCATAGTAGCTATGTAGAATATTAAAATTCTCCAGAACACTTGTTTTACTGCTTTTGGCATTGTTTCTTTTGGATTTGGAGATTCACCAGCTGTAACAGCTACTACCTCAGTTCCTCCAAATGAGAATGCTGCTGTAGATAATACCCCAAATAAGCCTAAAGCTCCTGCACTACTTGTTTTTTCTCCATTTTGGATGAATGTATGAATACCAGCTTCACTATTTCCAGTAGCACCAAAAATAATTGCAGCACCAACTAATAAGAATGCAACAACAGTCATTACTTTTATTATTGTTATCCAATATTCAACTTCTCCGAAAACTTTAACACTAACTAAGTTTAATAAATATAATAATACTAAAAATACAATACAAATTGAAAATGTTGAAAATTGTCTAAAGAATTCCCAGTAATGTAGTATCTTTGATAATGTGATAATATCAACACTTGCTACTAAAATCCACAGGATCCAGAATAACCAACCTACTCCAAAACCTACCCCTGGGTCAATAAAACGTGTTGCATATGCTCCAAATGAACCAGAAACTGGATAAAATGTCGCTAATTCTCCTATAGAAGCCATTAAAAAATAGATAATAACTCCAATCAATGCATAAGTAATAACCGCTCCATAAGAACCTGCTTTACTTACAACTGCTCCACTTGCCATAAATAATCCTGTACCTATACATCCACCTATGGCAATCATACTGATATGACGAGCTTGTAATTTTCTTTCCATTTTAGAATCTGTCATTCTCTTCATCCTTTCTTATAATATATTGTAACTATATAAGTAATGATTATACTAGAATATTTATATTTTGTAAACAATTTTCTGAAACTTTATTGTTATTTTTTAAAAATTCAAGAGAACATTTCTAATTAACTTTAATTAATTGATAATGGATATCATTTAATGAAATTTTATTTTATATTCTAGAATATAATATTTTTGTTAAAATGGTTACAGTTTATATCGCCAATTTTCACAATAATTCAATTTATTTTTAAAAAAGTATTTAATTACAATTATTATTATATCAAAAGTTAAAGCATTTACAGATTTTCACTTTAGCTATATAATTTTTTGTAGAAAGCACTATTCTATTAATATTAGGAGGCATTATTATGACAACATTTTATAACGAAGCTAGGGAATTTGCAAAAAAATATATTGATCCTATTGCTAAAGAAATTGATGAACAAGAAAGATTTCCAGAAGAAGTTTTTAGAGAATTAGGTAAAGCTGGATATTTCAAACTTATGATTCCAAGAGAACTTGGTGGACTAGGAAAAGATATGCAAGAACATGCAGATGCTTGTCGTGCATTTGCTAAATCTAGTGCGACAGTTGGTCTATGTTACATGATGCACAACGTTGCTTTAAATTGTGTACTTTCATATGCTGATGATAATCTTAAATCAAAAATTTGTAAAGATATTGTAGAAAATGAAAAAT
This is a stretch of genomic DNA from Gemella haemolysans. It encodes these proteins:
- a CDS encoding protoporphyrinogen/coproporphyrinogen oxidase is translated as MKNIAIIGGDLSGVSCAYFLDKLSGVNSKKFNIDLIERDLEFANDRFGKFQLGQEIYDNGWHNSISEQGVLFYLMIELGLHRYLIKSGATKKVFFTKEGIKYLPEKMLYGLPLDKRELLMSDLFTFKEKLSILYNMYNTLEDEDIKELTVEEFFRAIVNEKIYVKLIEPLLTSYYASDISKQSMVSLMPELSFLTIQKEDINKVLEEMYDRNVIDNITVGAEYRLKFTLKSFIETLESNFSDKVFLELNRKVEKIEKRGDKYLVHSNGSIYYYDYIILTLNQKNFLPWFNDDDKIIEFYSDMKYVSNIVVTLIYKRDDLHINREIGEIIFPKNESEYVTKLEYVSNKWIDIKMSGIQIVRAYISREEAVKKLIEKSDSEIKEIVEKEIIIVHGVVGNVNKYYVSKVKDNYRFCCKNYNKNINEFNEYMKKEYSNVFIIGKSKKGTTLENTVLEAKEIAKEILERI
- a CDS encoding ABC transporter permease; protein product: MSNIENIFSDRRKKEQELKLTYSKYIFNSHLIMFLIIVLGAALINYSKWIAIASKVELYSVYIAATLAFSYYLVSSKIKTHIKEADAVFLLPLEKYYRKVGMKTVTNSTVIHIIASVIFYFATKPITNLIGNIDRLSICMLLIVLIWNNLLKYFQVIHYREIIWGKLLLFIVIFIQLLVVFFDDIAIRIIYLIGIIVLAVFTYYIMKNAGNNLNTKDQEKYVVNWNQAADYDKHRMESYLKFVNMFVDVPLSGVKVARRKYFDILLPKLTKDNFKKENSFKYYYYRVFLRQENTVYLALRLVLLAALVIFSFKNTYVSGLAIISYSYLTIIQLVPLYKQMSNNIWHSILPVSEDIKIKRYKQLLTSVMIVTTLLLAVVSILLSSFSTMNILVIIGSVVIANIISKIFIGKVK
- a CDS encoding ABC transporter ATP-binding protein, yielding MTNVLEISNLGGGYNRRKIIDNVDIQIPKGSITALIGLNGAGKSTTIKHILGLLRPMEGEIKVNGITITGNNEKYRKSISYIPESPVLYEELTLEEHINLTAMAYGLNLEETWKRAEKLLELFKLKDKKKFFPVHFSKGMKQKVMIICAFLVEPNLYIIDEPFLGLDPIAINDLINLMCERRDAGASILMSTHILATAEKYCDNFVIIHEGKILANGNLEQLRAEFNMAGASLDEIYLSLTVRGNNE
- the coaE gene encoding dephospho-CoA kinase (Dephospho-CoA kinase (CoaE) performs the final step in coenzyme A biosynthesis.), coding for MNIGITGSIACGKSTVSNYLKDKGYTIIDADKLGHIALTSDEVREKLEKSFGLRIIENNEISREKLGKLVFGNEENLKILNSIVHPYIRRQILQLQEKHSDERLVFLDIALLFEAGFEDLVEKIIVVHINEKEQLTRLMNRNSLSSEAAMNRIKSQMSSEDKSKLGDYVINNSNTKEETYRQIDLILDELERGVIKNDECIRN
- a CDS encoding amino acid permease, encoding MTDSKMERKLQARHISMIAIGGCIGTGLFMASGAVVSKAGSYGAVITYALIGVIIYFLMASIGELATFYPVSGSFGAYATRFIDPGVGFGVGWLFWILWILVASVDIITLSKILHYWEFFRQFSTFSICIVFLVLLYLLNLVSVKVFGEVEYWITIIKVMTVVAFLLVGAAIIFGATGNSEAGIHTFIQNGEKTSSAGALGLFGVLSTAAFSFGGTEVVAVTAGESPNPKETMPKAVKQVFWRILIFYIATMIIISSIVSANDPRLLDTNNVTASPFTIVFQNIGLEIAAVIMNAVILTSVLSAANSGMYVSSRQLFSLSSHDYGPKLFKKLNSNSIPVFALTVSALFMVLCFIFEKLNPSGYYMLLSMVGIIVMIIWMVSLVSQIRLRKAIAKQGKKAEEVLPYTSKTGVVGSYIALLSFATIILLQLVSDYATGGFVKMSYNLVCPAIGVLMYLTFKVVTKRKFVKLEEMDIHPYKEK